The Prionailurus bengalensis isolate Pbe53 chromosome B1, Fcat_Pben_1.1_paternal_pri, whole genome shotgun sequence genomic interval TGAGCACAATTGCCTGAATGTAATTAAGTTAGGATTAAGCTCTTTCCGGGCAAAAAGTTTTGGGTAGTTTTaaatcagtgaagaaattaaCATGagttcaaatgaatgaataaacctgAGAtctaaaaaaagagggaaagagacaattgCATAAACATTGCTTATTACctcatatttgaaatatatatactcTTCAAAGTTAATCTGATAACTCTGAGGTTGGgatactaaaaaagagaaaataatagtgCCTACAGGGGAGTAGCAACATGTGTATGCAActaacattgaaaatattttaataggatGCTATTATTATTTGCTACTCTAGAAATTataggtagaaaaataaatgtatgcatgtatgtgggCAAACCATTAACCAACTTTTGTCTTCTACCCAAAGCATAAATCTCTTGCTCCAGAGAATCCTATTGAATGCACTGATTTGGGTGATGCATTTACTCAGAGATCTGCATTGACTCAACATTTGTTAATTCACCTCAGGAGGAAACGTTACATCAGCAAACAGTGTCGAAAATCACTTAGTGAACAATCATCCCTTACTCGACATAACCAAATTCGCACACAAGGCAAATTATATAAATGTCATgtgtgtgggaaagcctttagtaATTGCttttgccttaggagacataagatgattcacactggagagaaaccatttAAATGCCATCTTTGTGGGAAAGGCTTTGTGCAAAGCTCTGACCTTAGAAACCACAACCAAACACACACAGGGGAGCGGCCATATGAATGCCACGTGTGTGGGAAAGCTTTTCGTCAGAATTCGTACCTGAGACAGCATGAGAATATTCACACAAGAAAGAAATCATATGAATGCCATCTATGTAAGAAGGCTTTCAGTCACAGATCCTACCTTAGAAAACACGAGAGAATTCATTCTGGAGAGAAATGTTTCCAATGTCATGAATGTAAGAAAACGTTTAGTCAGAGCTCTGGCCTTAGCCAGCACAagagaatccacactggagaTAAACCACATGTGTGTCTTctgtgtgggaaagccttcattCAAGGTTCAGAACTCAGAAGGCATGAGAGaacacacacaggggagaagccATATGAATGTCACCAGTGTGGGAATGCCTTCAGTCAATATTCTAACCTTCGACGACACAAGAGAATGCACACTGGAGAGCAACCATATGCATGTCAGctatgtgggaaagccttcagacATTATTCTTCCCTTAGACGACATGAGGGAACCCATCCCAGTGGAGAAAATCATGAGTGCTCTCAGTAAGTATTCTGACCTGAGACGACACGGTTTTACAGATGCAATGAATGTGGAAGAAGTGTCAGTCACAGCTTTCACAGTGACACTCACCACAGGATGCACATATGGAAAAAACGGCCTGCAGTCAATATGGGAGATGTTTCAGTCCTCATACTCCTCCCTcaagaaatgtatttcatttggAAGTGAATTCATATGTATGCCGTCCACATGGCAAAGCCTTTAGTCACTGGTCTGAGCTTAGATAACACAGCAGAACTTACGCTGTAAGTATAATGACACAGATGTTTCCAGCAAAGAGCTCAACTTGAAAGATACTAGAGCACTTACCGGGAATTCTTGTCAAACATGAGCAAACTCCACACGGGAGAACCCTTTGGTCTGTAATCACTGCGAAAGAATATTTAGCCAAATACCTGGTGTGGTGAGCATAAGAAAAGTCTGTGAAGGAATAAACACTAAGGATGTAAGAGGATGAAGCCTGTGAGGAATACCAAACACTTCTTACAGATAATTCAGGCCTGAGAAGTTATTCCATGTAAAATCGTGGGAAATCCTTTATTCAAAGAACAACTCTTGTGGCACATGTGAATATTCTGACTGTACGAAACACTCGCAGTGTCACGAGTGAAGGGGAGTCTTCAGTGTCTCTTATTTCTTAGTCAACAGTAAGGTTCTCACACTGAGAAGATAGCAGTCCTGAAATCAGAGTAGAGAAAACTTCAGCCAGATTTTGTATCAGGAAAAAgagtgtgtgcatgggtgtgtgtgtgtgtgtgtgtgtgtgcgtgtgagtggtGGTATTGCTACATATGAAAGTGTCCTTTAGTACTTGGCAAGTCACTGAGACTTTGAGAAAATACCTGTTTGTGGAAAATGTGGCATGGAGTATAGGAGAGTGACATGGTCTGGCAAGATTGAATGTAGGATTTTGTAAGAAGTTAAATGTTTACTGTAGATCAGCACTTGCAAATCTTGAAACAATAAAACCTGTTGCTAAAGAAGCGAAATGTTGGTGTTCTAGTTTTCTCTGTGTGGTTGTAAACAGATTCAGTTCTGCACTCCTTGGTATGTGGATGAGAGGATCAGCAAgactccccccgcctcccccttcGCCAACAGCTCCTTCCACACAGATCAGCTCCACTTTTTCCAACTTGCCTCCGACACCATCTGTCTCCCTTCAAGCCCTGGTGGTGGCATAGTTGTGATCTTTAGCCCCACTTTCCTGGTTTCTTGGTGTCACGACCCTGGTCAGGCAAGGTCATGGAGGCACTCTGTCAAGGACATCTAGTCCAAAATTTGGTGACCCTTCACCCTGTGTCTCTGCTACTGGAAGCAACCTGGTGCCAGAGAGATGGCAGTTGTGCCCTCCAAGCCCCCAGAAAGCTCTGCAGATTTTGTCCCCACGCTTCTCAATTGAGCTAAGTAGAAACAAGAGTTAATGCCATGACCACAGTCTACCTCTTCTTAAGGTAATTCCTGATTCATGCATGCTCCAGTCACCTTAGATAAAGCCATAGCTGTTCGCCACCCCATCCCACAGACCAGAAAATAGGGCTCCAGTAGGATAAAATCCCTCAACCTATGAGCTGCCAcataagctgttttttttttttaaataatgaatgtaaTGTACTTCTCCCTAGAAAATTAAGCATTCTCACAAAGGGGATGTCCCTGATTTGTCTCCAAGGCTTAGAAATATTGTCCTTTGGCCAACACCAATATTGAACCTAAACATCAAGGGGAAATACTCCAAGGAGCTCCACTGGGCTGGCCTGTGCTCTTGCCATTCCAGCTCAATCCCAAAAACATGGGCCTgagacaaaataaatgagcacatTCCTGATTGAAACTgatatatcattaaaaaaaatctccaccaGCGATTCTATGGTCCAAGTAGTGTAGAAACATGTCAACTCATGTGCAAGGGTGATGAGCAACTGACATCTGCCTCAGAAAAGCATGCTCCATCCACACGTTGTAGTTGAATTGAACTGGAATTCTGAGCAACCACCTTATTTGAGACCTATCTGGTACCTCATCCAGGAATCACCATCCCTGTCCCCTGGTCTGTGTGTCACCAGGAGGGAAGGGATAGGTCCTGGTtccacctggggggtggggtctgTGCTAGTGTTGGGACCCCTATGATGGATGCACACACCCCCATGTCACAGTGGGATTTATCCATGCCCACATGGATGTGTGCTGGGGAGTCATACTGAGATTAAGAGACTTCAGTATAGGGCTGATCACATACAATTATACGATCACAGCGGGCCATACTCACACAAGATTTGTTCGAGTGGCACAAGGACAGCCTGACCAAGTGGAGAGGTCCCTCATGGATGATATCTTCCAGTGGCTACAGTGTGGGGCCACTACCCAGGAAGCTAGGATGGCAAAGAAACTCCCCAGAGGAGAGGGGTTGGAGAAGGTGCTTACCTGTGGAGATGATGTCTCTCAACAACAATATAGGGAGTCTCTGAGCCAGAGAATTATGAGTGAATGACAGGAGCTTGGAGACATTGATAGTCATGGTTTATCTTATTTCCTGCTAGTAGACGTTAGGTGGGGATTCACGGGGTATGCACAGAAGATATAGCCACACTAAAAATGGCTTAAAATCTACAAATTTGGGCTATGTTTAGAGCAATTCAGTGTGTAAAAATTTGAATTTGGCAACAAGAGCTTTTGAGCTAAAGGGCTCTGTCCcctgtcaataaataaacaacataggCCTGATATGCAGAGACCATTTTTGGCTCATCTATAAACCATGACTGATCATTTCAAATGATTTGCCTTCATGTTTGCTGATTAGTTTTTCTCCTGATCAAATCCAATGCTAGGAGCCCTCttatgatatgttttttttttcatttcagctattgtaattttcaactccagaatttctatttaactccattttataatttatgtattgaAACTCTTGATTTGGTAAAAGCACGTTCTTCCtggtgtcctttattttttttaaagcatcattaaaatactacttttaaaGTCATGTCCTTAGGGCAgtgtcttcaatttccttacttcctctctccatccccagAATGAACTGTACttcattgctttttttgtttgtttcaaattgttatttaaatatagttagttcacatatggtgtaatattggtttcaagagtagaaatCAGGGATTTATCACTTACAGATGACACCCGGTGTCTAGGATGagcatcccaacaagtgccctctttaatgcccatcacctgattagcccatccccccatctccctctcctccagcaaccctcagtttgttttctccaGTTAAGAATCTCtgtggtttgcttctctctcgctctcgctctctcttccttcccctacatagaagtactaaaaaaaagctggggggtgagggtgggactCCAATACACATAACGTAAATGCCTTATAGTATACGAAAaggtttataatgaaaataagaacTGTTCTAGAGATGAAGAATACCAATAAGCAGTACACATTAACAGCCCTGGTCCCATAGGTCAAGCcacgagggttttttttttttttttaaacactcagtCTGGACCTCCATATCCAAATAGGTAATATGTAAATAGTTGTGCTTAGATAGGTTTAATAAACAAGACTATAATAATGAGATATGCAAAGAACTATGGAAATTAATAGTTTTAAGCATGCACTGAACATTAAAGGGAAATACACAGAAATTTAATACATTAATGAAAGAGTATAAATCACAAATAAACATGTAAagcaaacagaataaataaatatccagaaacataagaataaataaatgattgctaTCTGATAGCAAATTTTACAGTAGAATATCCACCAAGGCAAATCAAGGAATAGTTTCTATTCTCTATGTACAGACCACTTCTAAATATTATTGTCATTAGATTTCTCAAAAGAGATATAAATTGATTTTCCTCTTCTGCAGGAGCTTGAACGACTccattcaaatgtattttctcatcctTTCCCAGACATGCATATAGTTACAAATTAAGGCAAAGGAAGGAGAACTTACTTCCTTTAAAGAGCAAAGTAAGAATTACACCAATTTCTCAACAGAAGTGAATAAAAGTCAATGAATTATCAATAAGGTGCTCAAAAAA includes:
- the LOC122468530 gene encoding zinc finger protein 596-like — translated: MESLRKKQEMILTRHIHKKGMALTVPKHKSLAPENPIECTDLGDAFTQRSALTQHLLIHLRRKRYISKQCRKSLSEQSSLTRHNQIRTQGKLYKCHVCGKAFSNCFCLRRHKMIHTGEKPFKCHLCGKGFVQSSDLRNHNQTHTGERPYECHVCGKAFRQNSYLRQHENIHTRKKSYECHLCKKAFSHRSYLRKHERIHSGEKCFQCHECKKTFSQSSGLSQHKRIHTGDKPHVCLLCGKAFIQGSELRRHERTHTGEKPYECHQCGNAFSQYSNLRRHKRMHTGEQPYACQLCGKAFRHYSSLRRHEGTHPSGENHECSQ